A window from Pleuronectes platessa chromosome 6, fPlePla1.1, whole genome shotgun sequence encodes these proteins:
- the LOC128442882 gene encoding transcription factor HES-2-like, which translates to MSPSIAIEANQALPARSTVAQRKQANELRKTLKPLLEKKRRARINDSLTHLKSLILPLVGKDNARYSKLEKADILEMTVRFLTDLPASPVKDSTDSYREGYKACLQRVSALLPKTSLDQDACQRVNDFVQQSMSATVTPTCLNCCAQSSRSLPQIQQRLLSLKSSFSSRLETQSRSSSSSSSAVAPSRAQPGQQPVSADMWRPW; encoded by the exons ATGAGTCCCAGCATCGCAATTGAGGCCAACCAGGCTCTCCCCGCCAGGTCCACCGTGGCCCAGAGAAAACAAGCCAACGAACTCAGAAAG ACTCTGAAACCCTTGCTAGAGAAGAAAAGACGTGCTCGTATCAATGACAGCCTCACTCATCTGAAGAGCCTCATTCTGCCTCTTGTTGGAAAAGACAACGCACGCTACTCCAAACTGGAGAAAGCTGATATTCTGGAAATGACAGTTCGGTTCCTCACGGATCTTCCTGCCTCTCCTGTCAAAG ATTCCACAGACAGCTACAGAGAAGGCTACAAAGCCTGCCTCCAGCGTGTCTCCGCTCTGCTTCCCAAAACGAGCCTGGATCAGGACGCGTGCCAGCGGGTGAACGACTTCGTTCAGCAGTCCATGTCCGCCACCGTCACCCCAACCTGCCTGAACTGTTGCGCTCAGAGCTCCAGGAGCCTCCCTCAGATCCAACAGAGACTCCTGAGCCTCAAATCCAGCTTCAGCTCCAGGCTGGAGACCCAgtcccgcagcagcagcagcagcagcagcgcagtGGCTCCGAGCCGCGCACAGCCAGGCCAGCAGCCTGTCAGCGCTGACATGTGGAGACCTTGGTAG